In uncultured Desulfovibrio sp., the sequence GCTCACCCCGCCCCTGCGCCTCTACCGCCAGCATCTTTCCCCGGCGGAACGCACCAGCTTTGACACGGCCTTTGCCAAGGGCCTGTTCAGCGAGGAAGACGCCAGCCGCATCGGCGAGGCCATTCGCCGGCAGGGCTTTGACGCCAAAGCGCGCGATGAGGCGCAGGACTATCTGGACAGGGCGCTCATGGCGCTGGACCGTCTGCCCCAGTGCCGGGAGCAGGACGTGCTGCGCGAAATGACCAACTACGTACGCGACCGCAAGAAATAGTCATCCTGCCGGGAAACCGGCGGCAACAACGAGGACGCTATGCTGTACCGAGTGGAAACTGGCCTGCATCCGGCCCTGACCGATACCCAGGGACGCAAGACCCTTCTGCATGTGCTCAAGGCGCTGCGCATGGAACTGGCGGGCATCCGCCAGATCAAGGTCTATACCGTGGACGGCCTGAGCGACGCCCAGGTGCGCCGCCTGGTGGATGAAGGCATCTGGCATGACCCCATCCTGCAGGATGCCTCCCTCACGCCCCTGCCCGTATGCGATCCCCTGCCGGACTGGTTCGTGGAAGTGGGCTTTCGCCCCGGCGTCACGGATAACGAGGCCCGCACGGCCCGTGATACGGCGGCCATGGTGCTGGAAGTGCCGCGCGAAAGCCTGCGCGTCTATACCTCCGTGCAGTACCGCATGGCATGCCTGCCGGACAAGCCCCTTTCCCGCGACGAGGTGGAAAATCTCACCCGCTCCCTGCTCTGCAACGATCTCATCCAGCGCTACCGCATCAAGAGCCGCGAGGAATGGCAGGCCAGCCCCGGTTTCGAGGCGCAGGCAGCCCAGGTCACCGGGCAGGCCAATGACACGGTGGAAACCATCCCCCTGTCCGGCATGGATGACGCGGCCCTGCAACAGGCCAGCCGCGACAATACCTGGGCGCTGACCCTCACCGAAATGCACTGCATCCGCGACCAGTTTGCCCGGCCGGACGAACGCAGCCGCCGCCAGGCCCTGCATCTGCCCGCCGATCCCACGGATGTGGAAATGGAAGTGCTGGCGCAGACCTGGTCCGAGCACTGCAAGCACAAGATTTTTGCCTCCCGCATCCGCTATACCGATGAAGACACCGGCCGCACGGAAGAGGTGAACAACCTCTACAAAACCTGCATCCGCGATGCCACGGCCAGGCTGCGCGAAAACATGGGCGCCGATGACTACTGCAAATCCGTCTTCAAGGATAATGCGGGGGTGATTTCCTTCATTGACGGCTATGATGCCTGCATCAAGGTGGAAACCCACAACAGCCCCTCGGCGCTGGACCCCTACGGCGGCGCGCTCACGGGCATTGTGGGCGTGAATCGCGACCCCATGGGCACGGGCATGGGCGCCGAACTGGTCTGCAATACGGACGTGTTCTGCTTTGCCTCTCCCTTCTATGACAAGGAACTTCCCCCGCGGCTGCTCCATCCCCGCCGTGTGCTGGAAGGCGTGCGCGAAGGCGTGGAACACGGCGGCAACAAATCCGGGATTCCCACGGTCAACGGCTCCCTGGTGTTTGATGAGCGCTACCTGGGCAAGCCCCTGGTCTACTGCGGCACCGTGGGCATCATCCCCACGGACATCAACGGCCGCCCCGGCTGGGAAAAGAAGGCCTGCAAGGGCGACGTCATCGTCATGACCGGCGGGCGCATCGGCAAGGACGGCATCCACGGAGCCACCTTCTCGTCCGAGGAACTGCACGAGGGGTCCCCGGCCACGGCCGTGCAGATCGGCGATCCCATCACCCAGCGCAAGATGTATGACTTCATCATGCGCGCCCGCGATCTGGGCCTGTACAATGCCATCACGGACAACGGCGCCGGCGGCCTGTCCTCCTCTGTGGGGGAAATGGCCGAGGATACGGGCGGCTGCGTGCTGGACATCGCCAAGGCACCCCTCAAGTATGACGGCCTGCGCCCCTGGGAAATCCTGCTGTCCGAAGCCCAGGAACGTATGACCCTGGCCGTGCCCCCGGAAAAGCTGGACCAGTTCATGGAGCTGGCCCGCCGCATGGATGTGGAGGCCACGGCCCTGGGCACCTATGACGACAGCGGCTTCTTTGAAGTGCGCTACGGCGACCGCATCGTGGCCTCGCTGCCCATGGCTTTCATGCACGACGGCGTGCCCCAGCTGCATCTGGAAGCCCGCTGGAAAGCTCCGGAATTCCATGACATCACGGTGGATGTGGCCGATGCTGACCAGGGGGCCTTCCTCAAGCGCATGCTGTCGCGCCTCAATATCTGCTCCAAGGAATACATCATCCGCCAGTATGACCACGAAGTGCGCGGCGGCAGCGCCATCAAGCCCCTGTGCGGCGTCAAGCGCGATGGCCCGGCCGATGCCGGCGTGCTGCGCCCCCTGCTGGAATCCGATGCCGGCCTGGTCATCTCTCACGGCATCTGCCCCAAGTTCAGCGATTACGACACCTACTGGATGATGGCCAATGCCATGGACGAGGCCATCCGCAACGCCGTGGCCGTGGGCGGCAATCCGGACCGCATGGCCGGCGTGGACAATTTCTGCTGGTGCGACCCGGTGCAGAGCGAAAAGACCCCGGACGGCCACTACAAGCTGGCGCAGCTGGTGCGTGCCTGCCGGGCGCTGCGCCAGTTCTCCCTGGCCTATGGCGTGCCCTGCATTTCCGGCAAGGACTCCATGAAA encodes:
- a CDS encoding AIR synthase-related protein, encoding MLYRVETGLHPALTDTQGRKTLLHVLKALRMELAGIRQIKVYTVDGLSDAQVRRLVDEGIWHDPILQDASLTPLPVCDPLPDWFVEVGFRPGVTDNEARTARDTAAMVLEVPRESLRVYTSVQYRMACLPDKPLSRDEVENLTRSLLCNDLIQRYRIKSREEWQASPGFEAQAAQVTGQANDTVETIPLSGMDDAALQQASRDNTWALTLTEMHCIRDQFARPDERSRRQALHLPADPTDVEMEVLAQTWSEHCKHKIFASRIRYTDEDTGRTEEVNNLYKTCIRDATARLRENMGADDYCKSVFKDNAGVISFIDGYDACIKVETHNSPSALDPYGGALTGIVGVNRDPMGTGMGAELVCNTDVFCFASPFYDKELPPRLLHPRRVLEGVREGVEHGGNKSGIPTVNGSLVFDERYLGKPLVYCGTVGIIPTDINGRPGWEKKACKGDVIVMTGGRIGKDGIHGATFSSEELHEGSPATAVQIGDPITQRKMYDFIMRARDLGLYNAITDNGAGGLSSSVGEMAEDTGGCVLDIAKAPLKYDGLRPWEILLSEAQERMTLAVPPEKLDQFMELARRMDVEATALGTYDDSGFFEVRYGDRIVASLPMAFMHDGVPQLHLEARWKAPEFHDITVDVADADQGAFLKRMLSRLNICSKEYIIRQYDHEVRGGSAIKPLCGVKRDGPADAGVLRPLLESDAGLVISHGICPKFSDYDTYWMMANAMDEAIRNAVAVGGNPDRMAGVDNFCWCDPVQSEKTPDGHYKLAQLVRACRALRQFSLAYGVPCISGKDSMKNDYTGGGEKISIPPTVLFSVLGVMDNVTLAQTSDFKRPGDIIYLLGGTWREMAGSEAADELGLRGGRVPQVDVATALPRYRAVHAMMRRRAISACHDCSDGGLAVALAEMCIGGRLGASIDLDKVPALEAMNRTELLYSESASRLVVSVAPQHADLLEALGQWQLCRRIGTVTDTGNLDLYSGTSCLASVPVEELATAFKVTLDW